The following coding sequences lie in one Azospirillum humicireducens genomic window:
- a CDS encoding RNA methyltransferase, whose product MTSGQNPTRESILGGPAVILVQPQLGENIGACARAMLNCGLTDLRLVKPRDGWPNPKASAAASGADLVIDNAKIFETTADAVADLEAVYATTVRTRDMIQRFVTPRVAAGEMRERYAAGQKVGVMFGPERTGLVNDDLTFAQTLVTVPLNPAFSSLNLAQAVLLIGYEWFQAGDRTPDRFLHTGQTRPATMAERVNFFERLEAALDRTGFFTSEEKRPSMVRTLRNAFERMEMTEQEVRTFHGVVAALVQGSRRKGENQD is encoded by the coding sequence ATGACCTCCGGCCAGAACCCCACGCGTGAGTCCATCCTCGGCGGCCCCGCCGTCATCCTGGTGCAGCCGCAGCTCGGCGAGAACATCGGCGCCTGCGCGCGCGCGATGCTGAATTGCGGGCTGACCGACCTGCGCCTCGTCAAGCCGCGCGACGGCTGGCCGAATCCGAAGGCAAGCGCCGCGGCATCGGGCGCCGACCTCGTCATCGACAACGCGAAGATTTTCGAGACGACGGCCGATGCGGTCGCCGATCTGGAGGCGGTCTACGCCACCACCGTGCGCACCCGCGACATGATCCAGCGCTTCGTCACCCCGCGCGTCGCGGCGGGCGAGATGCGGGAGCGTTATGCCGCCGGGCAGAAGGTCGGGGTGATGTTCGGGCCGGAGCGGACCGGGCTGGTCAACGACGACCTGACCTTCGCCCAGACGCTGGTGACCGTGCCGCTGAATCCCGCCTTTTCCTCGCTCAACCTGGCGCAGGCGGTCCTGCTGATCGGCTACGAGTGGTTCCAGGCCGGCGACCGCACGCCCGACCGCTTCCTGCACACCGGCCAGACCCGCCCGGCGACGATGGCGGAGCGGGTGAACTTCTTCGAGCGGCTGGAGGCGGCGCTGGACCGCACCGGCTTCTTCACCAGCGAGGAGAAGCGCCCCTCAATGGTCCGCACCCTGCGCAACGCCTTCGAGCGCATGGAGATGACCGAGCAGGAGGTGCGCACCTTCCACGGCGTCGTCGCCGCCCTGGTGCAGGGCAGCCGGCGGAAAGGCGAGAACCAGGACTGA
- the lpxD gene encoding UDP-3-O-(3-hydroxymyristoyl)glucosamine N-acyltransferase yields MTQAPRTLTEIAEALGAAVEGDGSILIRRAVHPSEAEGPEDLALAMDKDLLALLPGSKAVAAVVAEGVEVPDGIENRIVVKRPRYAMAGMLDLFEKPVHAEPGVSPQAYVAPDAVVAPDASIAPFAYIGPRARIGAGAIVLPHVTVGADAVIGEGCLLHPGARIGERVEMGVRCIIHPNAAVGNDGFSFVTPEPGSVESAKSTGRVVGTNVLIRRVNSIGTVILGDDVEVGAGATIDRGTVTATRIGSGTKIDNLVQIGHNVQVGTNCMLCGHVGIAGSTVIGDRVVLAGKVGVADHVKIGSDAVVAANSGVGMDIPPKSVWMGYPAVPRARAFEQYKGLARLKRLFADVSDLKKRLTAIDGGPVKVEAEKGEQQE; encoded by the coding sequence ATGACCCAGGCCCCCCGTACCCTCACCGAGATCGCCGAAGCGCTGGGCGCCGCGGTCGAAGGCGACGGCTCCATCCTGATCCGCCGCGCCGTCCACCCGTCGGAGGCGGAGGGGCCGGAGGATCTGGCGCTTGCCATGGACAAGGACCTGCTGGCCCTGCTGCCCGGCAGCAAGGCGGTCGCCGCGGTGGTGGCCGAGGGGGTCGAGGTGCCGGACGGCATCGAAAACCGCATCGTGGTGAAGCGCCCGCGCTATGCCATGGCCGGGATGCTCGACCTCTTCGAGAAGCCGGTCCATGCCGAACCGGGGGTGTCGCCGCAGGCCTATGTGGCGCCCGACGCGGTGGTGGCGCCGGATGCCTCCATCGCCCCCTTCGCCTATATCGGACCGCGCGCCCGCATCGGGGCCGGCGCCATCGTCCTGCCGCACGTCACCGTCGGCGCCGATGCGGTGATCGGCGAGGGGTGTCTGCTGCACCCCGGCGCCCGCATCGGCGAACGGGTGGAGATGGGCGTCCGCTGCATCATCCATCCCAACGCCGCCGTGGGCAACGACGGCTTCAGCTTCGTCACGCCGGAACCGGGCAGCGTCGAATCGGCCAAGTCCACCGGCCGCGTCGTCGGCACCAACGTGCTGATCCGCCGGGTGAACTCCATCGGCACGGTGATCCTGGGCGACGACGTCGAGGTCGGGGCCGGCGCCACCATCGACCGCGGCACGGTGACGGCCACCCGCATCGGCAGCGGCACCAAGATCGACAACCTCGTCCAGATCGGCCACAACGTCCAGGTCGGCACCAACTGCATGCTGTGCGGCCATGTCGGCATCGCCGGCAGCACGGTGATCGGCGACCGCGTGGTGCTGGCCGGCAAGGTCGGCGTCGCCGACCATGTGAAGATCGGCAGCGACGCTGTGGTGGCCGCCAATTCCGGCGTCGGCATGGACATCCCGCCGAAGTCGGTGTGGATGGGCTATCCCGCCGTTCCGCGCGCCCGCGCCTTCGAACAATACAAGGGCCTCGCCCGCCTGAAGCGCCTGTTCGCCGACGTCTCCGACCTGAAGAAGCGCCTGACCGCCATCGACGGCGGCCCGGTGAAGGTCGAGGCGGAGAAGGGGGAACAGCAAGAATAG
- a CDS encoding cupin domain-containing protein, with translation MPDFTPVPIESRRIADDEIGKPAVFGAILSGQPQEIHRNLFDGDHGRFKSGVWQCTPGVVAMRDWPYHEFCVLLSGRVIITPEGGTPREYRAGDALVLPMGFTGTWEILETVRKYYAVQARQPLLRRVKERVKGWLRPGNKGGQAADAQAGAAF, from the coding sequence ATGCCCGATTTCACCCCCGTGCCGATCGAAAGCCGCCGCATCGCCGATGACGAGATCGGCAAGCCGGCGGTCTTCGGCGCCATCCTGTCCGGCCAGCCGCAGGAGATCCACCGCAACCTGTTCGACGGCGACCATGGCCGCTTCAAATCGGGTGTGTGGCAGTGCACGCCGGGCGTCGTGGCGATGAGGGACTGGCCCTATCACGAGTTCTGCGTCCTGCTGTCCGGCCGCGTCATCATCACGCCGGAGGGGGGAACCCCGCGGGAATACCGGGCCGGCGACGCGCTGGTCCTGCCGATGGGATTCACCGGCACCTGGGAGATCCTGGAGACGGTGCGCAAATACTATGCGGTCCAGGCGCGCCAGCCGCTGCTGCGGCGGGTGAAGGAGCGGGTGAAGGGCTGGCTGCGTCCGGGGAACAAGGGCGGGCAGGCAGCGGATGCGCAGGCCGGAGCCGCGTTCTGA
- a CDS encoding OmpA family protein has translation MHAGLFHGQCDTTVRGPNNAAMRLSRNLAMRPSRGAATQLGPILGACVWLFLPAAALAQTMPNPAMPMGPNPSECEIQAALLGSTGPNCPPVAMQRPAAPPPAGVAAPPGPVTLPRLPGPAALPAPELRAAFRVEFDFNSARVKPESQAILDKVAAVMAAAGNTRFRIVGHTDAVGGDAANLALSRRRAAAVVEYLATRHHIRGDRLEASGMGARELLLPDDPKAAANRRVEIVNLGG, from the coding sequence ATGCACGCAGGACTGTTCCACGGGCAATGTGACACCACCGTCCGCGGTCCGAACAATGCGGCCATGCGGCTGAGCCGCAATCTGGCCATGCGGCCGAGCCGCGGTGCGGCCACGCAGCTCGGCCCGATTCTCGGCGCTTGCGTCTGGCTGTTTCTGCCGGCGGCGGCCCTTGCCCAGACGATGCCGAACCCGGCCATGCCGATGGGGCCGAACCCCAGCGAATGCGAGATTCAAGCGGCACTGCTCGGCAGCACCGGCCCGAATTGCCCGCCGGTGGCGATGCAGCGCCCCGCGGCACCGCCCCCCGCAGGCGTTGCCGCTCCTCCCGGCCCGGTGACGCTGCCGCGGCTGCCGGGACCGGCCGCGTTGCCGGCGCCCGAACTGCGCGCCGCCTTCCGGGTGGAGTTCGACTTCAACTCCGCCCGCGTCAAGCCGGAGTCGCAGGCGATCCTCGACAAGGTGGCCGCGGTGATGGCGGCGGCGGGCAACACGCGCTTCCGCATCGTTGGCCACACCGACGCCGTCGGCGGCGACGCGGCCAACCTCGCCCTGTCCCGGCGGCGGGCGGCGGCGGTGGTCGAGTATCTGGCGACCCGACACCACATCCGTGGCGACCGTCTGGAGGCGTCGGGCATGGGCGCGCGGGAGCTGCTGCTGCCCGACGACCCGAAGGCGGCGGCCAACCGGCGGGTGGAGATCGTCAATCTGGGCGGCTGA
- a CDS encoding DctP family TRAP transporter solute-binding subunit, translating to MKSLKALLAGIALAALTVPAVLAGSATAADYKAEYKLSTVLGKPFPWGVGGDRWAELVKEKTNGRITIKMYPGSSLVNGDQTKEFTALRQGTIDMAVGSTINWSPQVKELNLFSLPFLMPDHKALDALTKGEVGKKLFDLLATKDVVPLAWGENGFREISNSKHPIRTPADLKGLKIRVVGSPLYLDTFTALGANPTQMSWADAQPALSTGAVDGQENPLTIFVAAKLATLGQKNLTLWGYVADPLIFVVNKEVWNSWSKEDQEAVRAAAIQAAAEEVALSRKGITAEDDSLLKDIAAQGVEVVRLTPDQQKAFQTATQPVFDKWAKQIGPDLVKAAQTAIAERK from the coding sequence ATGAAATCGCTGAAGGCTCTGCTCGCCGGCATCGCGCTGGCCGCGCTGACGGTTCCCGCCGTGCTGGCCGGTTCTGCGACCGCTGCCGACTACAAGGCGGAGTACAAGCTTTCCACCGTTCTGGGCAAGCCTTTCCCCTGGGGTGTGGGCGGCGACCGCTGGGCCGAACTGGTCAAGGAGAAGACCAACGGCCGCATCACCATCAAGATGTATCCCGGCAGCTCGCTGGTGAACGGCGACCAGACCAAGGAATTCACCGCGCTCCGCCAGGGCACCATCGACATGGCGGTCGGCTCCACCATCAACTGGTCGCCGCAGGTGAAGGAGCTGAACCTTTTCTCCCTGCCCTTCCTGATGCCGGACCATAAGGCGCTGGATGCCCTGACCAAGGGCGAGGTGGGGAAGAAGCTGTTCGACCTGCTCGCCACCAAGGACGTGGTGCCGCTGGCCTGGGGCGAGAACGGTTTCCGCGAAATCTCCAACTCCAAGCACCCGATCCGCACGCCGGCCGACCTGAAGGGGCTGAAGATCCGCGTCGTCGGCTCGCCGCTCTATCTCGACACCTTCACGGCTCTGGGCGCCAACCCGACGCAGATGAGCTGGGCCGACGCGCAGCCGGCGCTGTCCACCGGTGCGGTCGACGGCCAGGAGAATCCGCTGACCATCTTCGTCGCCGCCAAGCTGGCGACGCTGGGCCAGAAGAACCTGACGCTGTGGGGCTATGTCGCCGACCCGCTGATCTTCGTGGTCAACAAGGAGGTCTGGAACAGCTGGTCGAAGGAGGACCAGGAGGCCGTGCGCGCCGCCGCAATCCAGGCCGCGGCCGAAGAGGTCGCCCTCTCGCGCAAGGGCATCACCGCCGAGGACGACAGCCTGCTGAAGGACATCGCCGCCCAGGGCGTCGAGGTCGTCCGGCTGACTCCGGACCAGCAGAAGGCCTTCCAGACCGCCACCCAGCCGGTGTTCGACAAATGGGCCAAGCAGATCGGCCCCGATCTGGTGAAGGCGGCACAGACCGCCATTGCCGAGCGCAAGTAA